A single Dermacentor albipictus isolate Rhodes 1998 colony chromosome 3, USDA_Dalb.pri_finalv2, whole genome shotgun sequence DNA region contains:
- the LOC135905327 gene encoding hornerin-like, with product MATTSTRPLAVLAALVICIGWNQQFYARAQFIKGGGVKGSVKGGEGDSFRPFKDELGLGFSGNGDIKGFSSVKGSLGGTKGGAIMTKGGTSSFGSKGGFRSSSLSSSQSKGFSDFVKGGFSSSNLQQSQQSAGLKGMKGSIGSKGESMKGSRLSQELSQIKGIKGGLEGQLTKGFVKGASASNSKQSRQSFELRGIKGGQDLLTKGSTKGGSVSSVLQGQQSSEVKGAKGSSSLKGISGSQFGTKQFAKSGAFSDLAQSQKQSSSGSTKGSDGLKGSLQSRFAERESFGSLQSGQKSTGTKGFKGGSGKWLVEQQTQKSRRLVKDSGAFGLGGNAEQSTSMKGSLKGVAGAGFRQKTQQSSLEHFGHQAHQARFSSSRVNGILRSVHFQGPTGQQKHHSQQTFSSHRWGSKHGFAASQQSFSSHRRHSGETGLLFGTQQQQSNKGTGFRQIGNSNLLQQSQKQISQRGKNAESFQRGSAEMAGQGQRLQKQAAAVSGFGSPSKGQQQRVGQASQSSSLSRIRNGQETAQQVIGQKSLSASSFSPARAVSGKSKLSLESGLVQDLSSAAASQQKGSKQQLQSNQAAMKRSFALGSLSSENQQKSMNGLLQQQQQQVQQQRRS from the exons ATGGCAACGACGTCGACACGTCCTTTGGCCGTGCTTGCTGCACTGGTGATCTGCATCGGCTGGAACCAGCAGTTTTATGCCA GAGCACAATTCATCAAAGGAGGAGGCGTCAAGGGATCCGTCAAAGGTGGCGAAGGAGATAGCTTCCGACCTTTCAAAGACGAACTCGGTCTCGGGTTTTCCGGTAATGGCGACATCAAGGGGTTCTCATCAGTGAAAGGCTCCCTCGGTGGCACCAAGGGAGGAGCGATCATGACCAAAGGTGGCACGTCATCCTTCGGTTCTAAGGGAGGCTTTCGATCGTCGTCTCTGAGCAGCAGTCAAAGCAAAGGCTTTTCGGATTTCGTCAAGGGCGGCTTCAGTTCGAGCAATCTTCAGCAAAGCCAGCAGTCCGCTGGACTAAAAGGTATGAAAGGAAGCATCGGGTCGAAAGGCGAGTCCATGAAGGGATCAAGACTAAGTCAAGAGCTTAGTCAGATAAAAGGCATCAAAGGTGGTCTGGAAGGTCAGTTGACGAAAGGATTTGTTAAAGGCGCTTCCGCGAGCAATTCCAAGCAGAGCCGGCAGTCATTTGAATTACGTGGCATCAAAGGAGGTCAAGATCTTCTTACTAAAGGCTCGACCAAAGGAGGTTCCGTGAGCAGCGTATTGCAAGGCCAGCAATCGAGTGAGGTGAAAGGTGCGAAAGGAAGCAGTAGCTTAAAGGGAATTTCCGGAAGTCAGTTTGGAACGAAACAGTTCGCTAAATCCGGCGCCTTCAGTGACCTTGCGCAAAGCCAAAAGCAAAGCAGCTCGGGAAGTACTAAAGGTAGTGATGGCCTGAAAGGAAGCTTGCAAAGTCGTTTTGCTGAAAGAGAATCCTTCGGCAGCTTGCAGAGCGGACAGAAGTCAACCGGAACGAAGGGCTTCAAAGGCGGCAGCGGTAAATGGCTTGTGGAACAACAAACCCAGAAGTCACGACGTCTGGTCAAGGACAGCGGGGCCTTTGGTCTCGGTGGCAACGCTGAGCAGTCCACTAGCATGAAAGGCTCGCTGAAGGGCGTAGCAGGAGCCGGGTTCCGACAGAAAACGCAGCAGTCTAGCCTCGAGCATTTCGGTCACCAGGCGCACCAGGCTCGCTTCAGCTCTTCCAGGGTAAATGGGATTCTGAGAAGCGTGCACTTTCAAGGACCAACAGGCCAACAGAAGCACCACTCACAGCAAACTTTCAGTTCACATAGGTGGGGCAGCAAGCATGGCTTCGCTGCATCGCAGCAGTCATTTAGCAGTCATCGACGGCATTCCGGGGAGACCGGCCTACTGTTTGgtacgcagcagcagcagtcgaaCAAGGGGACCGGATTCCGTCAGATAGGGAACAGCAATCTCTTGCAGCAGAGTCAAAAGCAGATCAGTCAGAGAGGGAAGAATGCCGAGTCATTCCAACGCGGAAGCGCCGAGATGGCTGGCCAAGGACAGAGGCTGCAAAAGCAGGCGGCTGCTGTGTCGGGCTTCGGGTCTCCCTCGAAGGGCCAGCAACAGCGCGTCGGTCAAGCAAGCCAAAGTTCCTCACTCTCCCGAATCCGCAATGGCCAAGAAACAGCGCAGCAAGTGATCGGCCAAAAAAGCCTGTCGGCATCGAGTTTTAGCCCTGCACGAGCGGTCTCAGGGAAGTCGAAACTTTCCCTGGAGTCTGGGCTCGTTCAGGACTTGAGCTCTGCCGCGGCTTCGCAGCAGAAAGGTTCTAAGCAGCAGTTGCAGTCAAATCAGGCTGCAATGAAGAGATCTTTCGCTCTTGGTTCTCTGAGTTCAGAGAACCAGCAGAAGTCCATGAACGGACTGctccagcaacagcaacagcaagtGCAGCAGCAGAGGCGGTCCTAG
- the LOC135905350 gene encoding glutamate receptor ionotropic, delta-2-like, with protein MFVLYKPHMVILKTESGDRLGGLLGDVLDALSLSLRFNYSLQLAADRALGNLLPNGTATGLIGRLQRDEADVAMGMMVPSNERNRAARYTAAVYSDEITILAAVPTDSGAAGSFGFLRAFDMSVWLCLMASLIVCCIFVAAADNERRAQGFLRRWTHHFLCLLGNLLQQGGSGGEDVRGQRYVAVRSLRVVWWLSALVLAYAMAGQMKACLSVRSEASRIESLDDLAHRPHVRPLLFTNSILVAMLSSSDRAVWRSVWRMVERHAGQVPIDELYRPAHLAQVARGKAVVLSDRTSFRYVVGRSCARYPQAQFYVAREPINTLSFGLYVNARLDPPFRRALDQRLGWLRESGLMGLWTERMLPDWGRCAQRQKGFQPLGLKDMNATFVSAALLGSVIPFLALVAEMCISHRRQPSTLRRTRRGRLWK; from the exons ATGTTTGTACTA TACAAGCCCCACATGGTGATACTGAAGACCGAGTCTGGGGACCGTCTAGGCGGACTATTGGGTGACGTACTAGACGCCCTGTCGCTGTCCCTGCGCTTCAA CTACAGCCTTCAGCTGGCAGCTGACCGGGCGCTGGGGAATCTGCTTCCCAACGGCACAGCCACGGGACTCATCGGCCGCCTACAGCGAGAT GAGGCCGACGtggccatgggaatgatggttccGTCGAACGAGCGCAACCGGGCGGCGCGGTACACGGCCGCCGTATACTCGGACGAAATCACCATCCTGGCGGCCGTGCCGACGGACAGCGGGGCAGCGGGATCCTTTGGATTCCTCCGGGCATTCGACATGTCC GTGTGGCTGTGCCTGATGGCGTCCCTGATCGTGTGCTGCATCTTCGTGGCCGCAGCCGACAACGAGCGGCGAGCTCAAGGCTTCCTACGGCGCTGGACGCACCATTTCTTGTGCCTCCTGGGCAACCTCCTGCAGCAAG GGGGCTCTGGAGGCGAGGATGTGCGCGGCCAGCGATACGTGGCGGTGCGGTCGCTGCGCGTGGTGTGGTGGCTGTCGGCGTTGGTGCTGGCATACGCGATGGCGGGCCAGATGAAGGCCTGTCTCTCCGTCCGCTCCGAGGCGTCGCGCATCGAGAGCCTCGATGACTTGGCTCACAGGCCTCACGTGCGGCCCTTGCTCTTCACGAACAGTATTCTGGTGGCCATGCTCAGC AGCTCAGATCGTGCCGTGTGGCGCAGCGTGTGGCGCATGGTCGAGCGCCACGCGGGCCAGGTGCCCATCGACGAGCTCTACCGACCCGCCCACCTGGCACAGGTGGCCCGCGGGAAAGCCGTGGTGCTGTCGGACCGCACCAGCTTCCGCTACGTGGTGGGCCGCAGCTGCGCGCGTTACCCGCAGGCGCAGTTCTACGTGGCCCGCGAGCCCATCAACACGCTCTCCTTCGGACTGTACGTCAACGCGCGGCTCGACCCACCTTTCCGCCGCGCCCTGGACCAGAG GCTTGGCTGGCTTCGCGAGTCCGGCCTGATGGGCCTGTGGACAGAGCGCATGCTTCCGGACTGGGGACGCTGCGCGCAGCGACAGAAGGGCTTCCAGCCGTTGGGCCTGAAAGACATGAACGCCACCTTCGTGTCTGCGGCACTGTTGGGTTCCGTGATTCCGTTCCTGGCGCTGGTGGCTGAAATGTGCATCAGTCACCGGCGGCAGCCGTCGACACTTCGGCGAACGAGACGTGGTCGCTTGTGGAAGTAG